One Vitis vinifera cultivar Pinot Noir 40024 chromosome 8, ASM3070453v1 genomic window carries:
- the LOC100252184 gene encoding dehydration-responsive element-binding protein 2F — MENNRKSPLKPWKKGPTRGKGGPQNATCEYRGVRQRTWGKWVAEIREPKKRTRLWLGSFATAEEAAMAYDEAARRLYGPDAYLNLPHLQSNFNPSNKSQKLKWFPSKNFISMFPSCGLLNINAQPSVHVIHQRLQELKKNGVLNQSSSSSSSSCDSKTDAQNMNDKAPNKTHESPRTNNKDVEFSSEQIPEEREEKPQIDLNEFLQQLGILKDECQSEGSNAAEGFAAPESSLKDDDELVGFAEESFNWDALIEMRGIEDHQGTDASSFQGYGMYEEPAFPPSIWNF, encoded by the coding sequence ATGGAGAATAACAGAAAATCTCCATTAAAGCCATGGAAGAAAGGTCCCACGAGAGGCAAGGGAGGGCCTCAGAATGCTACATGCGAGTATCGTGGTGTTAGGCAAAGAACCTGGGGGAAATGGGTTGCAGAAATCAGGGAGCCCAAGAAGAGAACCAGACTTTGGTTGGGCTCTTTTGCGACTGCCGAGGAAGCTGCCATGGCTTACGATGAAGCTGCGAGGCGATTGTATGGGCCAGATGCTTATCTCAATCTACCCCACCTGCAATCTAACTTCAACCCATCAAACAAATCTCAGAAGTTAAAATGGTTTCCCTCCAAGAACTTCATTTCAATGTTTCCTTCTTGTGGGTTGCTTAATATAAATGCACAACCCAGTGTTCATGTCATTCATCAGCGGCTCCAAGAGCTTAAGAAGAACGGGGTTCTCAATCAATCCTCTTCTTCTAGTTCTTCTTCCTGTGATTCAAAAACTGATGCTCAAAACATGAATGACAAAGCCCCCAACAAAACTCATGAAAGTCCTAGAACTAACAACAAAGATGTGGAATTTTCATCAGAACAGATACCAGAAGAACGTGAAGAGAAGCCTCAGATTGATCTCAATGAGTTTCTTCAGCAACTGGGAATACTTAAGGATGAATGTCAGTCAGAAGGAAGCAATGCAGCAGAAGGTTTTGCAGCACCCGAATCTTCATTAAAAGATGACGATGAGCTTGTGGGTTTTGCTGAGGAAAGTTTCAACTGGGATGCACTGATCGAGATGCGTGGAATAGAGGATCATCAAGGAACAGATGCCAGTAGCTTCCAGGGCTATGGTATGTATGAAGAGCCAGCTTTCCCTCCATCCATCTGGAACTTCTGA